In a single window of the Tellurirhabdus bombi genome:
- a CDS encoding phosphoglycerate kinase, giving the protein MKTLDSYNFSGKKALIRVDFNVPLNERFEITDDTRIKATLPTINKILNDGGACILMSHLGRPKNGPDEKNSLKHLISPLSVMLGKSVKFADDSIGESAVEQAEALQPGEVLLLENLRFYKEEEKGDVAFAEKLAKLGDVWVNDAFGTAHRAHASTAVIGQFFDDRVCGYVMQAELDNAQRVLENAERPFTAIMGGAKISDKIQIIERLLDNVDNLIIGGGMTYTFTKAQGGKIGKSLLEADKQELALQLIEKAKEKGVTIYMPLDNVCADDFSNDANRQTVATGEIPDGWEGLDIGPETVKLFTDVVAKSKTILWNGPMGVFEFPNFAIGTNAIAEAVVKATAENGAFSLIGGGDSASAINNAGYGDRVSYVSTGGGALLEYMEGKTLPGVAALQ; this is encoded by the coding sequence AACGCTTCGAAATTACGGACGATACACGTATAAAAGCTACGTTGCCAACCATCAATAAAATTCTGAACGATGGGGGTGCCTGTATCCTGATGTCGCACCTGGGTCGCCCCAAAAATGGTCCCGACGAAAAGAATTCCCTCAAACACCTGATCAGTCCTTTGTCGGTGATGTTGGGGAAATCAGTGAAGTTTGCCGACGACAGCATTGGCGAATCAGCGGTAGAGCAGGCGGAAGCGTTGCAACCGGGTGAAGTATTGCTGCTAGAAAACCTGCGTTTCTACAAAGAAGAGGAAAAAGGCGATGTCGCTTTTGCCGAAAAATTGGCCAAACTGGGTGATGTCTGGGTAAATGATGCGTTTGGAACCGCCCACCGTGCCCACGCGTCGACGGCTGTAATCGGTCAGTTTTTTGACGACCGGGTTTGTGGTTATGTCATGCAGGCCGAGCTGGACAATGCCCAGCGGGTACTGGAAAATGCCGAGCGTCCTTTTACGGCGATCATGGGTGGAGCTAAAATTTCCGATAAAATCCAGATCATCGAGCGCCTGCTGGATAATGTGGATAACCTGATCATCGGGGGTGGTATGACCTATACGTTCACAAAGGCGCAGGGCGGTAAAATTGGTAAATCATTGCTGGAGGCCGACAAGCAGGAATTAGCGCTGCAACTGATTGAAAAGGCCAAAGAAAAAGGCGTAACGATATACATGCCGCTGGATAACGTCTGCGCGGATGACTTCTCGAACGATGCAAACCGCCAAACCGTCGCAACGGGCGAAATTCCCGATGGTTGGGAAGGGCTGGATATTGGTCCGGAAACCGTGAAGCTATTTACCGATGTGGTGGCGAAATCCAAAACGATCCTGTGGAACGGGCCGATGGGCGTTTTTGAGTTCCCGAACTTTGCGATAGGAACCAACGCCATTGCCGAAGCCGTTGTGAAAGCCACGGCAGAAAACGGGGCCTTCTCGCTAATTGGTGGGGGCGACTCTGCGTCGGCCATCAACAACGCGGGCTATGGCGACCGGGTTAGCTACGTGTCAACGGGTGGTGGTGCCCTGCTTGAATACATGGAAGGCAAGACATTGCCAGGTGTAGCCGCTCTGCAATAA